The Sulfurimonas hydrogeniphila genome includes a window with the following:
- a CDS encoding CopD family protein, with the protein MYNWLLWFHVISFISWFAVLFYLPRLFVYHVENSNNKGFVEVVKIQEMKLFKYIGVPAMWATLLSGAALIYLGGWMSAPWLHVKLLFVLFLIIDFYSMNVYRKQLLEDRCTKSGKFFRMYNEVPTLLMLVIVAMVVLKPF; encoded by the coding sequence ATGTATAACTGGCTTTTATGGTTTCATGTCATCTCTTTTATCTCCTGGTTTGCAGTATTGTTTTATCTGCCTAGGCTTTTTGTCTATCATGTTGAAAACAGTAATAACAAAGGTTTTGTAGAGGTAGTTAAAATTCAGGAAATGAAGCTTTTTAAATATATAGGTGTGCCTGCTATGTGGGCTACACTCCTTAGCGGTGCAGCACTTATTTATCTTGGCGGATGGATGAGTGCTCCGTGGTTACATGTAAAGCTTCTGTTTGTACTTTTTTTAATTATAGACTTTTACTCAATGAATGTGTACAGAAAACAGCTTTTAGAAGACAGATGCACAAAAAGCGGAAAGTTTTTCAGAATGTATAATGAAGTACCGACACTTTTGATGCTTGTTATTGTAGCGATGGTTGTACTCAAACCCTTTTAA